One region of Pygocentrus nattereri isolate fPygNat1 chromosome 14, fPygNat1.pri, whole genome shotgun sequence genomic DNA includes:
- the gprc5ba gene encoding G protein-coupled receptor, class C, group 5, member Ba: MAMSFAHKEEPVVPWGCGFGLTRPYTLLCDLETIWGVVVEGLAAGGTVAAILLALVLLCRLRSVTEAEKRSGVGPILLLLVGIVGLFGLSFAYLIEHNESLCVIRRALWGALFALCFSCMLAQGVRLRQLVREKRCPGGCALTGLALGLAAVQGIVAAEWLLLTVLRQGQPACQYEPLDFALACSYVLALLLAALVAAVLALCGRAQPWRCNAVWLLVSCLLSILLWAAWMGFYLYGNAALGKAPEWDEPALAVALVAQGWLLLLCHAAPEAHGCLQPPPQPSAPDYFDTSQNSTRLRETSFDEDIPLSHRQFVENQGYAFDENAAGLRSGGHHNGNTGTRPSAPFRSNVYQPTEMTMILNGGTVPSAPPTYTGRQLW; encoded by the exons ATGGCCATGAGTTTTGCCCATAAAGAAGAGCCTGTAGTACCATGGGGCTGTGGATTTGGTCTGACACGCCCCTATACTCTCCTGTGTGACTTGGAGACTATTTGGGGTGTGGTGGTGGAAGGCTTAGCTGCTGGAGGCACTGTCGCAGCCATCCTTTTGGCTCTGGTGCTGCTATGTCGCCTTCGTTCAGTGACCGAGGCCGAGAAGCGAAGCGGTGTGGGCCCCATTCTCCTGCTACTTGTGGGCATTGTTGGTCTTTTCGGCCTAAGTTTTGCCTACCTCATCGAGCATAATGAGAGCCTGTGTGTGATACGCCGAGCCTTATGGGGAGCCCTGTttgctctctgtttctcctgcaTGCTGGCCCAGGGTGTAAGGCTGCGGCAGTTGGTACGAGAGAAACGTTGCCCTGGTGGATGTGCTCTCACTGGGCTTGCTCTTGGTCTGGCAGCAGTCCAGGGCATTGTGGCAGCTGAGTGGTTGCTCTTAACAGTGCTGCGACAGGGTCAGCCCGCCTGCCAATATGAGCCACTGGACTTTGCCTTGGCCTGCTCTTATGTGCTGGCACTTTTGCTTGCTGCCCTCGTAGCAGCAGTGCTAGCATTATGCGGGAGGGCTCAGCCTTGGCGCTGTAATGCTGTATGGCTTCTGGTCTCCTGCCTGCTGTCCATTTTACTGTGGGCTGCCTGGATGGGCTTCTACCTCTACGGCAACGCAGCACTGGGGAAAGCTCCAGAATGGGATGAGCCTGCATTGGCTGTGGCTTTGGTAGCACAGGGCTGGCTGTTGCTGCTATGCCACGCTGCACCTGAGGCCCATGGCTGTCTACAACCTCCACCACAGCCTTCTGCTCCAGACTACTTTGACACCTCACAGAACTCTACACGCTTGAGGGAAACCAGTTTTGATGAGGATATTCCACTTTCACACAGGCAGTTTGTAGAGAATCAGGGATATGCATTTGATGAAAATGCAGCAG GGCTGAGGAGTGGAGGCCACCATAATGGTAACACAGGAACCAGACCCAGCGCCCCTTTTCGCAGTAATGTCTACCAACCTACTGAGATGACCATGATACTGAATGGCGGAACA GTCCCATCTGCACCCCCCACATACACAGGAAGGCAGCTGTGGTAA